In Procambarus clarkii isolate CNS0578487 chromosome 58, FALCON_Pclarkii_2.0, whole genome shotgun sequence, one genomic interval encodes:
- the LOC138353553 gene encoding putative cyclin-dependent serine/threonine-protein kinase DDB_G0272797/DDB_G0274007, translated as MASLTVQSADQQVQSADQQVQSADQQDQSADQQDQSADQQVQSADQQDQSADQQVQSADQQVQSADQQVQSADQQDQSADQQVQSVDQQVQSVDQQVQSADQQVQSVDQQVLSADQQVQSADQQVQSVDQQVQSANQQVQSVDQQVQSVDQQVQSADQQVQSADQQVQSVDQQVQSADQQTQSVDQQDQSADQQVQSADQQTQSVDQQVQSVDQQSRVQTNRSRV; from the exons ATGGCCTCTCTTACA GTCCAGAGTGCAGACCAACAGGTCCAGAGTGCAGACCAACAGGTCCAGAGTGCAGACCAACAGGACCAGAGTGCAGACCAACAGGACCAGAGTGCAGACCAACAGGTCCAGAGTGCAGACCAACAGGACCAGAGTGCAGACCAACAGGTCCAGAGTGCAGACCAACAGGTTCAGAGTGCAGACCAACAGGTCCAGAGTGCAGACCAACAGGACCAGAGTGCAGACCAACAGGTCCAGAGTGTAGACCAACAGGTCCAGAGTGTAGACCAACAGGTCCAGAGTGCAGACCAACAGGTCCAGAGTGTAGACCAACAGGTCCTGAGTGCAGACCAACAGGTCCAGAGTGCAGACCAACAGGTCCAGAGTGTAGACCAACAGGTCCAGAGTGCAAACCAACAGGTCCAGAGTGTAGACCAACAGGTCCAGAGTGTAGACCAACAGGTCCAGAGTGCAGACCAACAGGTCCAGAGTGCAGACCAACAGGTCCAGAGTGTAGACCAACAGGTCCAGAGCGCAGACCAACAGACCCAGAGTGTAGACCAACAGGACCAGAGTGCAGACCAACAGGTCCAGAGTGCAGACCAACAGACCCAGAGTGTAGACCAACAGGTCCAGAGTGTAGACCAACAGTCCAGAGTGCAGACCAACAGGTCTAGAGTGTAG
- the LOC138353554 gene encoding neurofilament heavy polypeptide-like, producing the protein MVPGSSATVREAMVPGSSATVREAMVPGSSATVREAMVPGSSATVREARVPGSSATVREAMVPGSSATVREAMVPGSSATVREAMVPGSSATVREARVPGSSATVREAMVPGCSATVRETMVPGSSATVREARVPGSSATVREARVPGCSATVREARVTGSSATVREARVPGSSATVREARVPGSSATVREARVPGSSATVREARVPGSSATVREAMVPGCSATVREARVPSSSATVREARVPGCSATVREARVPGSSATVREARVPGSSATVREARVPGSSATVREARVTGSSATVREARVPGSSATVREARVPGSSATVREAMVPGCSATVREARVPSSSATVREAMVPGCSASRTRGSQYCRKC; encoded by the coding sequence ATGGTGCCAGGCAGTAGTGCCACTGTAAGAGAGGCCATGGTGCCAGGCAGTAGTGCCACTGTAAGAGAGGCCATGGTGCCAGGCAGTAGTGCCACTGTAAGAGAGGCCATGGTGCCAGGCAGTAGTGCCACTGTAAGAGAGGCCAGGGTGCCAGGCAGTAGTGCCACTGTAAGAGAGGCCATGGTGCCAGGCAGTAGTGCCACTGTAAGAGAGGCCATGGTGCCAGGCAGTAGTGCCACTGTAAGAGAGGCCATGGTGCCAGGCAGTAGTGCCACTGTAAGAGAGGCCAGGGTGCCAGGCAGTAGTGCCACTGTAAGAGAGGCCATGGTGCCAGGCTGTAGTGCCACTGTAAGAGAGACCATGGTGCCAGGCAGTAGTGCCACTGTAAGAGAGGCCAGGGTGCCAGGCAGTAGTGCCACTGTAAGAGAGGCCAGGGTGCCAGGCTGTAGTGCCACTGTAAGAGAGGCCAGGGTGACAGGCAGTAGTGCCACTGTAAGAGAGGCCAGGGTGCCAGGCAGTAGTGCCACTGTAAGAGAGGCCAGGGTGCCAGGCAGTAGTGCCACTGTAAGAGAGGCCAGGGTGCCAGGCAGTAGTGCCACTGTAAGAGAGGCCAGGGTGCCAGGCAGTAGTGCCACTGTAAGAGAGGCCATGGTGCCAGGCTGTAGTGCCACTGTAAGAGAGGCCAGGGTGCCAAGCAGTAGTGCCACTGTAAGAGAGGCCAGGGTGCCAGGCTGTAGTGCCACTGTAAGAGAGGCCAGGGTGCCAGGCAGTAGTGCCACTGTAAGAGAGGCCAGGGTGCCAGGCAGTAGTGCCACTGTAAGAGAGGCCAGGGTGCCAGGCAGTAGTGCCACTGTAAGAGAGGCCAGGGTGACAGGCAGTAGTGCCACTGTAAGAGAGGCCAGGGTGCCAGGCAGTAGTGCCACTGTAAGAGAGGCCAGGGTGCCAGGCAGTAGTGCCACTGTAAGAGAGGCCATGGTGCCAGGCTGTAGTGCCACTGTAAGAGAGGCCAGGGTGCCAAGCAGTAGTGCCACTGTAAGAGAGGCCATGGTGCCAGGCTGTAGTGCCAGCAGGACTCGTGGCAGCCAGTACTGCAGGAAGTGTTAA